One Fusobacterium nucleatum genomic window carries:
- a CDS encoding TIGR03986 family CRISPR-associated RAMP protein, with amino-acid sequence MKNNNKNNSKNTPFSYPYNFVSLGDINEIKREKRVKGVHSGKIKCSLKNLTPIFIGNKTDEKEEKTLTLKVEGTEKYVIPASTLKGEIRNIIEVLTTSCIKNVEEERLDYRGKAGERKNVFGIIEKFPTANDDGIIIEADKVKVNRKKVLFNYKPGFYPIKVANNLLVKDYIKRAKLAPKYPKGEDDPNAINSTNEFNKVQQGGTLNATLWVSSFIPNKRYEKLLIPNEKHYSFTKSDYEDLLYLIKQRKEAEEKKPPKDRENFYIDELKEGDTIIFEVNEKDKIENFSFSEIPRLRYKMSPLDLIPKDFHPCTSEELCFACRMFGTIGDHTEIKNGEKKEEKSVAMASKIFITDALSINEKNQNMEDKIVLSPLGEPHPSLASFYLEKGTYDNETSQIRGRKFYWHHKEKIKARTGYRGYLDSIRNQGDNEKVVSTIRFLKPLQNFEFEVAFKDLTDEELGILIYSLELEQDLLHKFGKAKAFGFGSCEIKITDCLLESSEKYNSFVKSYEKIDKEEYLEIVRKEYKLNTTERKEIEELKTILKSTNNLDFSETAFPIDFKRDRLGNIKGNEENSLNWFVNKKREPNFKLPHILDYNKK; translated from the coding sequence ATGAAAAACAATAATAAAAATAATTCTAAAAATACTCCTTTTAGTTACCCTTATAACTTTGTTTCTCTTGGGGATATAAATGAAATTAAAAGAGAAAAAAGAGTTAAAGGTGTGCATAGTGGAAAAATAAAATGTAGCTTGAAAAATTTAACTCCTATATTTATAGGAAATAAAACTGATGAAAAAGAAGAAAAAACACTAACTTTAAAAGTTGAAGGAACTGAAAAATATGTTATTCCTGCAAGTACTTTAAAAGGTGAAATTAGAAATATAATTGAAGTTTTGACAACAAGTTGTATAAAAAATGTTGAAGAAGAAAGACTTGATTATAGAGGGAAAGCTGGAGAAAGAAAGAATGTTTTTGGTATTATAGAAAAATTTCCTACTGCTAATGATGATGGTATAATTATTGAAGCTGATAAAGTTAAAGTTAATAGAAAAAAAGTTTTATTTAATTATAAACCTGGATTTTATCCAATAAAAGTTGCGAATAATTTATTAGTTAAAGATTATATAAAAAGAGCCAAATTAGCACCTAAATACCCAAAAGGTGAAGATGATCCTAATGCTATCAATTCTACTAATGAATTTAATAAAGTTCAACAAGGTGGAACTTTAAATGCAACTTTATGGGTATCTTCTTTTATACCAAATAAAAGATATGAAAAGCTTTTAATACCTAATGAAAAACATTATTCTTTTACTAAATCTGATTATGAGGATTTACTATATTTAATCAAGCAAAGAAAGGAAGCTGAAGAAAAGAAGCCTCCAAAAGATAGAGAAAATTTTTATATAGATGAATTAAAAGAAGGGGACACTATAATTTTTGAAGTAAATGAAAAAGATAAAATTGAAAATTTTTCTTTTTCTGAAATTCCAAGATTGAGATATAAAATGAGTCCATTAGATTTAATACCTAAAGATTTTCATCCTTGTACTAGTGAAGAATTATGTTTTGCTTGTAGAATGTTTGGAACTATTGGAGATCATACTGAAATTAAGAATGGAGAAAAAAAAGAAGAAAAAAGTGTTGCTATGGCAAGTAAAATATTTATCACTGATGCTTTATCAATAAATGAAAAAAATCAAAATATGGAAGATAAAATAGTTCTAAGTCCATTAGGGGAACCTCATCCATCTTTAGCAAGTTTCTATTTAGAAAAAGGGACTTATGATAATGAGACTTCTCAAATAAGAGGAAGAAAATTTTATTGGCATCATAAAGAAAAAATAAAAGCTAGGACAGGGTATAGAGGTTATTTAGATAGTATTAGAAATCAAGGAGATAATGAAAAGGTAGTTTCAACTATTCGTTTTTTAAAACCACTTCAAAATTTTGAGTTTGAAGTTGCTTTTAAAGATTTAACTGATGAAGAATTAGGAATTTTAATTTATTCTTTAGAACTTGAACAAGATTTACTTCATAAGTTTGGTAAGGCTAAGGCCTTTGGTTTTGGAAGTTGTGAAATAAAAATAACTGATTGTCTCTTAGAAAGTTCTGAAAAATATAATTCTTTTGTTAAATCTTATGAAAAAATAGATAAAGAAGAATATTTAGAGATTGTTAGAAAAGAATATAAATTAAATACTACTGAAAGAAAAGAAATTGAAGAATTAAAAACAATTTTGAAATCAACTAATAATTTAGATTTCAGTGAAACAGCTTTTCCAATAGATTTTAAAAGAGATAGGCTTGGAAATATTAAAGGAAATGAAGAAAATTCTCTTAATTGGTTTGTTAATAAAAAGAGAGAGCCAAACTTTAAATTACCGCATATACTAGATTACAATAAGAAATAA